Proteins from one Eubalaena glacialis isolate mEubGla1 chromosome 8, mEubGla1.1.hap2.+ XY, whole genome shotgun sequence genomic window:
- the TAS2R41 gene encoding LOW QUALITY PROTEIN: taste receptor type 2 member 41 (The sequence of the model RefSeq protein was modified relative to this genomic sequence to represent the inferred CDS: substituted 3 bases at 3 genomic stop codons) — MVSQVSLINVAVGEQDSHIPSKAKAGGQAPRHRVVAGGGTSLHPAFAVLFVLLFVLLCVLGPLASGFIVLVLSREWVXPGRLLPSSMILFSLGVSCFCLQWVGMANNVCYFLHLVEYRGGPAWQFFGLRXDFLNSFTFWFGSWLSDLFFMKIANFTHPTFLWLKXRFPGLVPWLLLGSLLISLIITLLFFWGNHDLYKGFFIRKFSGNLTYNQWSTRLEIHHFLPLRLVTLSIPCSLFLVSMALLMNSLRRHMWRMRHSAHSLQEPSAQAHTRAPKSLISFLILYALSFMSLIIDAAGFYSSESDWYWPWQILTYSCTSIHPFILILSNLRLRGVFRQLILLARGFWVA; from the exons atgGTCTCACAGGTATCTCTCATTAATGTTGCTGTTGGAGAACAGGACTCACATATTCCTAGTAAAGCTAAG GCAGGAGGCCAGGCACCAAGGCACAGGGTGGTGGCCGGAGGAGGGACCAGCCTGCACCCAGCATTCGCAGTCCTCTTCGTGCTGCTCTTTGTTCTGCTCTGTGTCCTGGGACCCCTGGCCAGTGGCTTCATTGTGCTGGTGCTGAGCAGAGAATGGGTGTGACCAGGGAGGCTGCTCCCCTCCAGCATGATCCTCTTTAGCTTGGGGGTCTCCTGCTTCTGCCTGCAGTGGGTTGGAATGGCGAACAACGTCTGCTACTTCCTCCATCTGGTCGAGTACCGCGGGGGTCCCGCCTGGCAGTTCTTTGGTCTACGCTGAGACTTCCTGAACTCGTTCACCTTCTGGTTTGGCTCCTGGCTCAGCGACCTCTTCTTCATGAAGATTGCTAACTTCACCCACCCCACCTTCCTCTGGCTGAAGTAGAGGTTCCCAGGGTTAGTGCCCTGGCTTCTGCTGGGGTCTTTGCTCATCTCCCTCATCATCACCCTGTTGTTCTTTTGGGGGAACCACGATTTGTATAAAGGTTTCTTTATTAGAAAATTTTCTGGTAACCTGACCTACAATCAGTGGAGCACAAGGCTGGAAATTCACCATTTTCTACCCCTGAGACTGGTCACCCTTTCAATTCCTTGCTCTCTTTTTCTGGTCTCGATGGCTCTGTTGATGAACTCTCTGAGGAGACACATGTGGAGGATGCGGCACAGTGCCCACAGCCTGCAGGAGCCCAGCGCCCAGGCTCACACCAGAGCTCCAAAGTCACTCATCTCCTTCCTCATTCTTTATGCTCTGTCCTTCATGTCCCTGATCATCGATGCTGCAGGGTTCTACTCCTCAGAAAGTGACTGGTACTGGCCATGGCAGATTTTAACCTACTCGTgcacatccatccatccctttATCCTCATCCTCAGCAACCTCAGGCTTCGAGGGGTGTTCAGGCAGCTAATTTTGTTGGCCAGGGGCTTCTGGGTGGCCTAA